Proteins co-encoded in one Desulfitobacterium hafniense DCB-2 genomic window:
- a CDS encoding ABC transporter ATP-binding protein, which translates to MTLCRLEKVSKTYAMGEVVCPINEVSLTVDKGDFLAIEGPSGTGKSTLLYIMCGLLRPTGGDVFLKDENLSSLPDTKVTELRGDLVGFVFQETNLLQALTVEGNLRFAQSVGKGKKPDEAKISRYLEELGLSSRRDFLPGQLSVGQRRRLIVARALINDPQLILADEPTNDLDEMWAGKVMALLTGAVGGGGAVVMVTHNPQWAEKATKRYLMQEGRLVENGQI; encoded by the coding sequence TTGACTCTTTGCAGACTGGAGAAAGTCAGTAAAACCTATGCGATGGGTGAAGTGGTTTGCCCGATCAATGAAGTTTCCCTCACCGTGGACAAAGGTGATTTTCTGGCCATCGAAGGCCCCTCCGGCACGGGCAAGAGCACACTGCTGTACATTATGTGCGGGTTGTTAAGGCCTACCGGCGGGGACGTTTTCTTAAAGGATGAGAACCTGAGCAGCCTGCCGGATACCAAGGTGACAGAGCTGCGGGGAGACCTTGTCGGCTTTGTGTTTCAGGAAACCAATCTTTTGCAAGCATTAACCGTGGAAGGCAACTTGCGGTTTGCCCAAAGTGTTGGCAAGGGGAAGAAGCCGGATGAAGCAAAAATCTCCCGCTATCTGGAAGAGCTGGGGCTGAGTTCAAGACGGGATTTTCTGCCGGGCCAGCTCAGTGTGGGGCAGCGCCGCAGGCTGATTGTAGCCAGGGCCTTAATCAATGATCCTCAGCTTATTTTGGCAGATGAGCCGACCAATGACCTGGATGAGATGTGGGCAGGGAAGGTTATGGCTCTTTTGACCGGGGCTGTGGGGGGCGGTGGTGCTGTCGTTATGGTCACTCATAATCCCCAATGGGCTGAAAAAGCGACTAAACGCTATCTTATGCAAGAAGGAAGGCTTGTGGAGAATGGGCAGATATAA
- a CDS encoding methionyl aminopeptidase yields the protein MSDKLGRNEECWCGSGQKYKKCHASIEEKIKSYAAKGYAIPDRSLLKNQKQIEGIRGSSKINIALLDYIGDFVVEGVTTEELDRLIYNKTKELGGIPATLNYKGYQKSSCISVNDIVCHGVPSRGVRLRNGDIVNIDVSTLYKGFYSDSSRMFCIGEVSVEKRKLVTVAKECTELGVQEVKPWGFLGDVGQAVNDHAKKNGYTVVKEIGGHGIGEKFHEDPWVGYVSKRGTGMLLVPGLIFTVEPMINMGKAGIVLDQNDGWTVYTADGKPSAQWEKTVLVTDTGCEILTY from the coding sequence ATGTCAGACAAATTAGGCAGGAATGAAGAGTGTTGGTGTGGCAGCGGGCAAAAGTACAAAAAGTGTCATGCCAGCATAGAAGAAAAAATTAAAAGCTATGCCGCGAAAGGCTATGCGATACCGGACCGCAGCTTACTAAAAAACCAAAAACAGATTGAGGGCATCCGCGGGAGCAGTAAAATCAATATAGCCCTGCTGGACTATATAGGGGATTTTGTCGTCGAAGGTGTAACTACCGAAGAGCTTGATCGGCTCATCTATAACAAGACAAAGGAACTGGGCGGAATACCTGCAACCCTGAACTACAAGGGATATCAAAAAAGTAGTTGTATCTCTGTCAATGACATAGTATGTCACGGTGTCCCATCAAGGGGGGTAAGGCTGCGAAACGGGGATATAGTCAACATTGACGTTTCCACTCTCTACAAGGGGTTTTATTCAGATTCATCACGCATGTTTTGTATTGGTGAAGTCTCTGTTGAAAAAAGAAAACTTGTCACGGTGGCAAAAGAATGCACTGAGCTGGGAGTGCAAGAGGTTAAACCATGGGGATTTCTTGGTGATGTGGGGCAAGCGGTGAATGACCATGCCAAAAAGAACGGCTATACTGTTGTGAAAGAGATAGGCGGACATGGTATTGGGGAAAAGTTCCATGAAGATCCATGGGTGGGCTATGTATCTAAACGAGGTACAGGAATGTTGCTTGTACCTGGACTGATTTTCACTGTAGAACCGATGATCAATATGGGCAAGGCAGGAATAGTTCTCGACCAAAACGATGGTTGGACGGTTTATACAGCCGATGGCAAGCCCTCTGCCCAATGGGAAAAGACAGTTCTTGTTACGGATACAGGATGCGAAATATTGACGTATTAA
- a CDS encoding 4Fe-4S dicluster domain-containing protein, whose protein sequence is MSEQKTAPGVSWRRVRQLDTNNPPSHVNISMACNHCQDPQCLLNCPAGAYTRLENGIVYQDHAKCLGCRMCTYACPYGAPQYDPVEKKVSKCSYCKERVEQGLMPRCAEACPGGNIIVGDLAELEARYQGVREIPGITPKAEVTKPSILINPAKPHKN, encoded by the coding sequence ATGTCGGAGCAAAAAACCGCGCCGGGCGTGAGCTGGCGCCGCGTCCGTCAGTTGGACACGAACAATCCCCCTTCCCATGTCAACATTTCCATGGCCTGCAATCATTGTCAGGACCCGCAATGCCTGCTCAATTGCCCGGCCGGCGCTTACACGCGCCTGGAAAACGGCATCGTCTACCAGGATCACGCCAAATGCCTTGGCTGCCGGATGTGCACTTACGCCTGCCCCTACGGCGCACCTCAATATGATCCGGTGGAAAAAAAGGTCAGCAAGTGCAGCTACTGCAAAGAACGGGTGGAGCAAGGGCTGATGCCGCGCTGTGCTGAGGCCTGCCCGGGCGGTAACATCATCGTCGGCGATCTGGCAGAGCTTGAGGCCCGCTATCAGGGCGTGCGGGAGATTCCCGGCATTACGCCGAAGGCGGAAGTCACCAAACCATCGATCCTCATCAATCCGGCCAAGCCGCATAAAAATTAG
- a CDS encoding molybdopterin-containing oxidoreductase family protein has translation MENEKKKGISRRTFLKTTGAVATTAAIGGGIGLTTLAGDVEAAPADISKAEIFTSSCTMECLHHNLKAYVVDGKLVKVESCEADETVACLRGLARTQWVNHPERIKMPMLRDGEKGSNRWQEISWDEALDLIVEKIKETQAELGNQGICLRSFSGNFGSLSNAVAASFFNYLGGFTPVVGSLCCQAVTGSMTPIFGSRYEDTRDSIRDSRYLLAWGNNPAVTMQSYFKWYQEAQAQGAKMVTVDPRFSETAAQSDEWVPIIPGTDTALALGMIKIIIEENLYDADFIRAHSSLPFLVAETSGKPALEDEEDPTSFLVLDEASGQITRHDGPGVVPALTVRNTAWASQYKTQFDILADECRPWTPEEVEKETDVPAASTIRMARDYATIKPAMLIQNMGGFQRTEWGSYAAAAHMYLAVLTGNIGGRGNGICDAGGVTTSIKVGNAIPSPKPQGEFGAVRGARFGRDILEDKPNKIGFLWTMTSSIMTQNPNTGAVKEALKKIPFVVTVDSLMTSTALYSDLVLPCTTIFESENVLASSRSHYVQLMEKAVDPPGEAHDDLWIFTQLAKRLGFGDAFDKPVAEHIKAVLEPTGITYEELLEKKCINPLPEVYIPFENGIFKTPTQKAEFFVYDWHEKGFNPMLAYIRAEESVKGNPELAAKYPLACVQRKTNRTIHSTFGSLQWLNQAVSDVPHVMIHPDDAGPRGIAHDDWVILYNDRGQHRCKANVSAHIKRGVVTAENGWWEQQGGSSSYITSDFVEHLSGGQSCNNTLVQVRKEG, from the coding sequence ATGGAAAATGAAAAAAAGAAGGGTATCTCCAGACGTACTTTTCTCAAAACGACTGGTGCGGTAGCCACTACCGCCGCTATCGGCGGAGGGATCGGGTTGACGACACTGGCCGGTGATGTGGAGGCGGCTCCCGCCGATATCTCCAAGGCGGAGATTTTCACGTCCAGCTGTACCATGGAATGCCTGCATCACAATCTGAAAGCTTACGTGGTGGATGGAAAACTTGTCAAAGTGGAGAGCTGCGAAGCGGATGAAACGGTCGCCTGCCTGCGTGGTCTGGCCCGAACCCAATGGGTCAACCATCCCGAGCGGATCAAGATGCCGATGCTGCGGGATGGCGAAAAAGGCTCCAATCGTTGGCAAGAGATATCCTGGGACGAGGCCCTGGATCTGATCGTGGAAAAAATTAAAGAAACCCAGGCCGAACTGGGCAATCAAGGGATCTGCCTGCGTTCCTTTTCCGGTAACTTCGGCTCTCTCAGCAACGCTGTAGCGGCATCGTTCTTCAATTATTTGGGCGGATTTACCCCCGTTGTCGGTTCCCTCTGCTGTCAGGCTGTCACCGGGAGCATGACTCCCATCTTCGGCAGCCGTTACGAAGATACGCGGGATTCGATTCGGGATAGCCGTTATCTGCTGGCGTGGGGGAACAATCCCGCCGTCACCATGCAATCTTACTTTAAATGGTACCAGGAGGCCCAGGCTCAGGGGGCTAAGATGGTCACCGTCGATCCCCGCTTCAGCGAGACGGCAGCTCAGTCAGATGAGTGGGTGCCGATCATTCCCGGCACGGATACGGCATTGGCTCTGGGGATGATCAAGATCATCATCGAGGAAAACCTGTATGATGCCGATTTCATCCGCGCCCACAGCAGTCTGCCTTTCCTCGTCGCGGAAACGAGCGGCAAGCCTGCCCTTGAGGACGAAGAAGATCCCACTTCCTTCCTGGTTCTGGACGAAGCAAGCGGGCAGATTACCCGGCATGATGGGCCCGGTGTTGTTCCGGCTTTGACGGTCAGGAACACAGCCTGGGCAAGTCAATATAAGACCCAATTCGATATCCTGGCGGATGAATGCCGGCCCTGGACCCCGGAAGAAGTGGAGAAAGAGACCGATGTTCCCGCTGCGTCGACCATCCGGATGGCGCGGGACTATGCCACCATCAAGCCGGCTATGCTCATCCAGAATATGGGCGGCTTCCAGCGCACGGAGTGGGGGTCCTACGCGGCGGCGGCGCATATGTATCTGGCGGTTTTGACAGGGAACATCGGCGGCCGCGGCAATGGCATCTGCGACGCCGGCGGGGTGACGACCTCTATCAAAGTGGGCAATGCCATCCCTTCGCCCAAGCCCCAAGGCGAGTTCGGCGCGGTGCGGGGAGCACGCTTTGGCCGGGATATCCTGGAAGATAAGCCCAATAAGATCGGGTTTCTCTGGACCATGACCAGCAGCATTATGACCCAAAACCCTAACACGGGCGCGGTAAAAGAAGCCCTGAAGAAGATTCCCTTTGTGGTCACAGTGGATAGCCTGATGACGTCCACCGCTCTCTATTCCGATCTCGTGCTGCCCTGTACCACCATCTTTGAAAGTGAAAATGTCCTCGCTTCTTCCCGCAGCCATTACGTGCAGCTGATGGAAAAAGCCGTTGATCCGCCTGGCGAGGCCCACGATGACTTGTGGATCTTTACCCAGCTCGCTAAAAGATTGGGCTTCGGCGACGCTTTCGACAAGCCGGTGGCCGAGCATATCAAAGCCGTCCTGGAGCCCACAGGGATCACCTATGAAGAGTTGCTGGAAAAGAAATGCATCAATCCCCTGCCGGAGGTCTATATACCTTTTGAGAACGGGATCTTCAAGACGCCGACCCAGAAAGCGGAGTTCTTCGTCTACGATTGGCATGAGAAGGGGTTCAACCCTATGCTCGCCTATATCCGCGCTGAAGAGAGCGTCAAGGGGAATCCGGAATTGGCGGCCAAATATCCTCTGGCCTGCGTCCAACGCAAAACAAACCGTACCATCCATTCCACCTTCGGGTCCCTGCAGTGGTTGAACCAAGCTGTATCCGATGTTCCTCACGTGATGATTCATCCCGACGATGCCGGCCCCCGCGGGATCGCCCACGACGATTGGGTCATCCTTTACAACGACCGGGGCCAGCACCGCTGCAAAGCCAATGTCAGCGCCCATATCAAGCGGGGTGTCGTAACGGCGGAGAACGGCTGGTGGGAGCAGCAAGGCGGCAGCAGCAGCTATATCACCAGCGATTTTGTCGAACATTTAAGCGGCGGCCAAAGCTGCAACAATACACTGGTTCAAGTACGAAAGGAGGGCTAA
- a CDS encoding ABC transporter permease, translated as MWFLAWENSVRRKGQSVLTMAITGLTVLTFVLTFSVLFTLQEGLKLSNDRLGADIIVLPNKSNADAFQTIFTAEPVNIYMNQEVAREIGQVKGIEQLTSQFFTQTLDQSCCSIGGATRLVGYDPATDFILEPWLSEHNLKALADDQVIIGGNIPAFLGNQASVLGGVFTVAGSLYPTGSGMDETIFININVARELAQDSPYLQGLWKKEAPEKLISAVLIKTSTGYDPVQVAEDINSLELAVEAVATSEMVSAMRTQLLMVTRLILGLWLALFFVACLALIGRFSALVRERKKEIGLLRAIGVQRTEVFKLILLEAWLLAGAGGAAGSIAGVLGVNSILTALRSSLGLPMGQWSWSSALGSGLLGIFVALFLGFIASVYPAWKSSRLDPQEAIARGEVD; from the coding sequence ATGTGGTTTCTGGCCTGGGAAAACAGCGTACGCCGCAAAGGACAATCTGTGCTCACAATGGCCATCACCGGGTTAACGGTATTAACCTTTGTGCTGACTTTTTCCGTACTATTCACTTTACAGGAGGGGTTAAAGCTATCCAATGACCGGCTGGGAGCAGATATTATCGTTTTACCTAATAAAAGCAACGCCGATGCCTTTCAAACGATCTTTACGGCTGAGCCCGTTAATATTTATATGAATCAGGAGGTCGCCCGGGAAATTGGGCAAGTCAAGGGGATAGAGCAGCTCACTTCCCAGTTCTTTACCCAAACTCTCGATCAGAGCTGCTGTTCGATAGGTGGGGCGACCCGTTTAGTAGGGTATGATCCGGCGACGGATTTTATTTTAGAACCTTGGCTAAGCGAACACAATCTTAAGGCTTTAGCGGATGACCAGGTTATTATCGGCGGCAACATTCCGGCTTTTTTGGGTAATCAAGCTTCAGTATTAGGCGGAGTGTTCACGGTGGCAGGCAGCTTATACCCGACAGGGAGCGGTATGGATGAGACCATCTTTATTAACATCAATGTTGCCAGAGAGTTAGCCCAGGATAGTCCCTACCTTCAGGGCCTGTGGAAGAAAGAAGCACCGGAAAAGCTTATTTCGGCAGTTTTGATTAAGACTTCCACGGGCTATGATCCGGTTCAAGTGGCTGAAGATATAAATAGCCTGGAGCTTGCCGTGGAAGCCGTGGCTACCAGTGAAATGGTCTCGGCTATGAGAACACAACTACTCATGGTCACGAGGCTGATACTCGGTCTTTGGCTCGCCCTGTTTTTTGTTGCCTGCTTAGCACTCATTGGTCGCTTCAGTGCTCTGGTCCGGGAAAGAAAAAAGGAAATCGGACTGCTTAGAGCCATCGGAGTGCAGAGGACAGAGGTCTTCAAACTCATCCTGCTGGAAGCATGGCTGCTGGCAGGGGCAGGGGGTGCAGCAGGCAGCATTGCCGGTGTGCTGGGAGTCAATTCGATTTTAACGGCGCTGAGAAGTTCCCTGGGCCTGCCGATGGGTCAGTGGTCCTGGAGCTCTGCCTTGGGAAGCGGTTTGTTAGGAATCTTCGTCGCTTTGTTCTTAGGGTTCATAGCCTCAGTGTATCCCGCATGGAAGAGTTCGCGGCTTGATCCGCAGGAAGCAATTGCCAGAGGGGAGGTGGATTAG
- a CDS encoding methyl-accepting chemotaxis protein, whose translation MKKIKYKILLSFLISSGLLIGLFGAYNIVSLIGWNQLEGQSIKKMLYDDYDNVIKSEVETAVHLVDFYYKQFQEGLMTEAEAQETAKKAVKGLRYGSEGYFWIDDVHGILVAHPMLPDQEGTDRRELTDPNGVKLIQQLLKAAQENENGGYSDYMWEKPNDVGTNELSSKRAYSKEFQPWNWVISTGNYVDTIDALIEEKNQELGDHLRQIVMVSVLITVAALIILAVISLQISRRISDPLNALVKAFEKDANGQIYIQEINHTSQDEIGLLAKTLNELSAQLRNFISGAQNGVQDLTQQANDFNSLAGRVEDTVQDSAEKTARINELMEAVAASTGEITRAIEEIDAALTSISQRAEEGAVSSHEVSDRAQKLQDDSNHSIKKTKAIYDTTRSGVEQAISEVKKVEEMIHLLSEINAIADQTDLLALNAAIESARAGEAGRGFAVVADEIRKLAESTALTVQKIEGISRQVIVSVDKLVDNIRQVLVFIEEDVLANYDNMVSVGAKYASDAKHINAIMLELSSTSEEISASTNEVSTRTGEVSGSISASAESIEGIFQQTEMILNHMKEIKSNSENNLATVTDLKQYIDKFKI comes from the coding sequence GTGAAAAAAATTAAATACAAAATACTATTATCTTTTTTAATTTCTTCAGGTCTTTTAATCGGGCTGTTCGGCGCTTATAACATTGTCAGTCTGATAGGCTGGAATCAGCTGGAGGGACAATCCATAAAAAAAATGCTGTATGATGATTACGATAATGTGATCAAAAGCGAAGTGGAGACCGCGGTCCATCTTGTGGATTTTTATTATAAACAATTCCAAGAGGGTCTGATGACAGAAGCAGAAGCCCAGGAAACGGCTAAAAAGGCAGTCAAAGGACTGCGCTATGGGAGCGAAGGATATTTTTGGATTGATGATGTTCATGGTATTCTCGTTGCCCACCCCATGCTTCCGGATCAGGAAGGAACGGATCGCCGGGAGCTGACCGATCCTAACGGAGTCAAGTTGATCCAACAGCTGCTCAAGGCGGCTCAGGAAAATGAAAACGGCGGGTATTCAGACTATATGTGGGAAAAACCCAATGATGTGGGGACAAACGAACTCAGCTCGAAACGAGCCTATTCCAAAGAATTTCAGCCCTGGAACTGGGTAATCAGCACGGGGAATTATGTGGACACGATTGATGCTTTGATAGAGGAGAAAAATCAGGAATTAGGGGACCATCTCAGGCAAATCGTCATGGTATCTGTTCTGATTACTGTCGCTGCCTTGATTATTCTGGCAGTCATTAGTTTACAAATCAGCCGGAGAATTTCCGATCCTCTCAACGCCCTGGTCAAGGCCTTCGAAAAAGATGCCAACGGGCAGATTTACATACAGGAAATCAACCATACTTCTCAGGACGAAATCGGCTTGCTGGCGAAAACCCTCAATGAACTGTCCGCTCAGTTAAGAAATTTTATCAGCGGCGCCCAAAACGGTGTACAAGATCTGACGCAACAAGCCAATGATTTCAATTCTTTGGCAGGGCGGGTAGAAGATACTGTCCAGGATTCGGCGGAAAAGACCGCCAGGATCAATGAATTGATGGAAGCGGTGGCAGCCTCTACCGGCGAAATCACCCGGGCTATTGAGGAGATTGATGCAGCATTGACCTCCATCTCCCAAAGAGCAGAAGAAGGGGCTGTTTCTTCCCATGAGGTAAGTGATAGGGCGCAAAAACTACAGGATGATTCCAACCATTCTATTAAAAAAACTAAGGCAATTTACGATACAACCCGTTCCGGTGTGGAACAGGCCATATCCGAAGTGAAAAAAGTAGAGGAAATGATTCACCTTTTAAGTGAGATAAACGCCATTGCCGATCAAACGGACTTATTGGCCTTAAACGCTGCCATTGAAAGCGCCAGAGCCGGAGAAGCCGGCCGAGGGTTTGCGGTTGTTGCCGATGAGATAAGAAAACTGGCGGAAAGTACGGCTTTGACCGTGCAAAAAATCGAAGGGATCTCTCGTCAGGTCATTGTTTCCGTGGATAAACTGGTGGACAATATCCGGCAGGTTCTGGTGTTTATTGAAGAAGATGTGCTCGCTAATTATGACAACATGGTAAGTGTAGGGGCGAAGTATGCCAGTGATGCCAAACATATCAATGCCATCATGCTGGAATTAAGTTCTACTTCCGAGGAAATCAGCGCGTCAACCAATGAAGTATCCACAAGAACAGGCGAGGTTTCCGGCAGTATTTCTGCAAGTGCCGAAAGCATTGAGGGGATTTTCCAGCAAACCGAAATGATCTTGAACCATATGAAGGAGATTAAAAGCAATTCAGAAAATAATTTGGCTACCGTGACAGATCTGAAACAGTATATCGATAAATTTAAAATTTAG
- a CDS encoding dimethyl sulfoxide reductase anchor subunit family protein produces the protein MHNWEIPLVLFTVLTQWAVGIALILTVVEFFFAKLVAGGREKFLRPAGMMTLPLVGGGLLFSVFHLGQPWQAVTALSNLGTAALSLEVLLFALVALLALAYSYIWWKKADQAGVRKLAGLGVSVVGLAAVAVSSKVYMLPARPAWNSWTTPGAFLLTAVVLGTFTVLFCLGRSKDKEVAPGIKSFSMVAMAALAAGLLVLSGSGAMAGNSAEQAAVALGMFSSPVFYVRAILGVLVPAACVGLALQAEGRSALLGLGLAGVLVGEISGRILFYASTMALYPWF, from the coding sequence ATGCATAACTGGGAAATCCCGTTGGTCTTGTTTACCGTGCTGACTCAGTGGGCGGTGGGAATCGCCCTCATTTTGACAGTCGTAGAATTTTTCTTTGCTAAGTTGGTGGCCGGGGGCAGGGAGAAATTCCTGCGGCCGGCCGGTATGATGACCCTGCCTCTCGTCGGGGGAGGTCTCCTCTTTTCCGTCTTCCATCTCGGCCAGCCCTGGCAGGCGGTGACGGCTCTGAGCAATTTAGGAACAGCGGCTCTCAGTCTGGAAGTGCTGCTCTTTGCCTTGGTCGCTCTCCTGGCACTGGCCTACAGCTACATCTGGTGGAAGAAAGCCGATCAGGCCGGAGTGCGTAAATTGGCCGGCCTTGGGGTGAGTGTAGTCGGGCTGGCCGCTGTCGCGGTGAGCAGCAAGGTGTACATGTTGCCCGCCCGGCCGGCTTGGAACAGTTGGACGACGCCGGGAGCGTTCCTGCTGACCGCCGTTGTGCTGGGAACCTTCACCGTCCTCTTTTGCCTGGGCAGAAGTAAGGATAAAGAGGTGGCACCGGGCATCAAGAGTTTTTCGATGGTGGCTATGGCCGCCCTGGCCGCCGGGCTGCTGGTTTTATCCGGTTCCGGCGCTATGGCTGGTAATTCCGCTGAACAGGCCGCTGTGGCCTTGGGCATGTTTTCATCGCCGGTCTTTTACGTGCGGGCGATCTTAGGCGTCCTTGTGCCTGCAGCCTGTGTCGGCCTGGCCTTGCAAGCCGAGGGAAGGTCGGCCCTTTTGGGCCTCGGTTTGGCCGGTGTTCTGGTTGGCGAGATTTCGGGACGAATTTTGTTTTACGCTTCGACCATGGCGCTCTATCCCTGGTTTTAA
- a CDS encoding sigma-70 family RNA polymerase sigma factor, whose product MSTDLAEQPFKFDDVFMQYYPCIYNFIRWLIQDEDCAQDLAQETFLRAFVNLGTRSEHNLSPWLHTIARNLCHDYWRKNKRRGGRELLLQDAFECEDESSKPLAAIENKETAKQIYKILNLLKSEQRTALLLREIEGLSYDDAARVMGISVSAYTSLLNRARNKFIKLIMTPYTKINKGLFTPKEYTVLYRWFGIDAWPEDPEQEIVHKAKHYFDNSALSFDEFRNSLYPFHLDQAILNRVLNKDPQIIGDFGSGTGQFTLKAASSVNLEKTYAFDISPKMVDFSQQRFKREGLRHIQCLPADLNSIPLESETLDIGYCLVVLHHLYDPGKAIKEMTRTLKPGGQLIIGDFGSHNYNLFTKNNKDLWSGFSPDQMTKWFNEAGLENIDIREEKDCIFKSTTQAGELVKIPLLMSSGIKRA is encoded by the coding sequence ATGTCTACAGATTTAGCCGAACAACCATTTAAATTCGATGATGTTTTCATGCAATATTATCCCTGCATCTATAATTTTATTCGCTGGCTAATCCAGGACGAAGATTGCGCCCAGGATTTAGCACAGGAAACCTTTTTGCGTGCCTTCGTTAATCTTGGCACAAGATCAGAGCATAATCTTTCCCCTTGGCTGCATACCATAGCCAGGAATCTCTGTCATGATTATTGGCGTAAAAACAAACGCAGGGGCGGCAGAGAGCTGCTGCTTCAGGATGCCTTCGAGTGTGAAGATGAATCTTCCAAGCCACTGGCGGCCATTGAAAATAAAGAGACAGCCAAACAAATCTATAAGATTTTAAATCTATTGAAAAGTGAACAGCGAACCGCACTGCTCCTCCGCGAAATCGAAGGATTGTCCTATGACGACGCTGCCAGAGTTATGGGAATCAGCGTGTCAGCCTATACCTCTTTATTGAATCGGGCAAGAAACAAGTTCATTAAACTGATCATGACTCCTTATACAAAGATAAACAAAGGCCTTTTCACTCCTAAAGAATACACAGTCTTATACCGCTGGTTCGGCATCGATGCCTGGCCGGAAGACCCGGAACAGGAGATCGTCCATAAGGCTAAGCATTACTTTGATAACTCTGCCCTCTCTTTTGATGAGTTCAGGAATTCTCTTTACCCCTTTCACCTGGATCAGGCTATTTTAAACAGAGTGCTCAATAAGGACCCCCAAATCATTGGGGATTTCGGCTCAGGAACCGGACAGTTTACACTGAAGGCTGCTTCCTCAGTAAATCTTGAAAAAACCTACGCCTTCGACATCTCACCGAAGATGGTTGACTTCTCCCAACAGCGTTTTAAGCGCGAAGGTCTCCGCCATATCCAGTGCTTGCCTGCGGATTTAAATTCTATCCCTTTGGAAAGTGAAACCCTGGATATCGGGTATTGCCTGGTTGTGCTTCACCATCTTTACGATCCCGGTAAAGCGATCAAAGAAATGACCAGAACCCTTAAGCCTGGAGGTCAGCTGATTATCGGCGATTTTGGTTCTCACAATTACAATCTGTTTACCAAAAACAACAAAGATCTATGGTCCGGCTTCAGCCCGGACCAAATGACCAAATGGTTCAATGAAGCCGGCTTGGAAAACATCGATATCAGGGAAGAAAAGGACTGTATTTTTAAGTCGACAACACAAGCAGGAGAACTTGTTAAAATACCCCTGCTTATGAGCAGTGGTATCAAAAGAGCCTGA
- a CDS encoding YncE family protein → MGRYNRIIVLLLLAVSLTLTACAQPAGTGEPVQGAGTGAQIQNQAQAPAEEPSNEPAGEPKKMPEEALYVCQYTTNQVAVIDLATGETVREIPVGAKPIALLQSPDGHYVYVANSGSGDVYRISTVSGEIEARIAMGNQPVAMAINSAGDRLYVLDYYLNRVSSVDLKIRSMVGFYPLNTCGFEERMEPPDCCHDIFGEPLGAGRKPSAIVLDEAENKIYVGNMGTWDIAVIDLQEGKEVEAYDAAFGINEMIFAGSASRLYISAAGNELDINDAILSMDLKGGGKTDKVKVGEKPVSIASSPDGTILYVVTEKEAKLVGLDTETGQVTGQCLLSGQPGDLALSKAGDKAYIANLLEGTVFVVDTRDYEILETLQAGVTPRALVYSDHRQF, encoded by the coding sequence ATGGGCAGATATAACAGGATCATTGTCTTATTGCTGTTAGCTGTTTCTTTAACCTTGACCGCCTGCGCCCAACCGGCCGGCACTGGGGAACCGGTTCAGGGAGCGGGGACCGGTGCTCAGATTCAGAATCAGGCTCAGGCTCCTGCTGAGGAACCATCTAATGAGCCTGCCGGCGAGCCGAAGAAGATGCCTGAGGAAGCGCTCTATGTCTGTCAGTATACAACCAATCAGGTTGCGGTCATCGACTTGGCAACCGGTGAAACGGTCAGGGAAATTCCTGTGGGAGCCAAACCCATTGCTCTGTTACAATCTCCCGATGGTCACTATGTCTATGTAGCCAATAGCGGCTCTGGTGATGTGTACAGGATAAGCACCGTTTCCGGGGAGATAGAAGCCAGGATTGCCATGGGCAATCAGCCGGTGGCGATGGCGATTAACTCAGCCGGGGATAGGCTCTATGTCCTGGATTATTACCTCAACAGGGTGAGTAGTGTCGATCTGAAAATCCGCTCTATGGTAGGGTTCTATCCTTTAAATACATGTGGCTTCGAAGAAAGGATGGAGCCGCCGGACTGCTGCCATGATATTTTCGGAGAGCCCTTAGGCGCCGGCCGCAAACCCTCGGCTATCGTTCTTGATGAAGCGGAGAACAAGATTTATGTAGGGAATATGGGCACCTGGGATATAGCAGTCATCGATCTGCAGGAAGGAAAAGAGGTGGAGGCCTATGATGCTGCCTTTGGCATTAATGAGATGATTTTTGCCGGCTCGGCTTCCCGACTCTATATTTCCGCTGCCGGCAATGAACTGGATATTAATGATGCGATCTTAAGCATGGACTTGAAGGGAGGTGGTAAGACGGACAAGGTTAAAGTAGGTGAGAAGCCGGTAAGCATTGCTTCCTCCCCGGATGGCACTATTTTATATGTTGTTACTGAAAAAGAGGCGAAATTAGTCGGGCTGGATACGGAGACAGGCCAGGTTACGGGTCAGTGTCTCTTAAGCGGCCAGCCCGGTGATCTGGCGCTTTCCAAAGCTGGGGATAAGGCTTACATTGCCAACCTGCTGGAAGGTACTGTTTTTGTAGTGGATACCCGTGATTATGAGATTTTGGAAACCCTGCAGGCCGGTGTGACACCCAGAGCACTTGTTTATAGTGATCATCGGCAGTTTTAG